Proteins found in one Quercus robur chromosome 2, dhQueRobu3.1, whole genome shotgun sequence genomic segment:
- the LOC126715085 gene encoding protein CLP1 homolog: MAYSGGAMGAPMAAGPASSSTVRQFKLDKECELRIEVSDASPLRLRLLNGTAEIFGSELPPEIWLTFPPRLKFGVFTWYGATIEMDGTTELVYTADETPMVSYVNVHAILEGRRNRAKASPSNDSDSSQGPRVIVVGPTDSGKSSLSKMLLSWAAKQGWKPTYVDLDIGQGSITIPGCIGATPIEMPIDPVEGIPLDMPLVYFFGQTTPSNNVDLYKVLVKELAKILERQFAGNAESRAAGMVINTMGWIEGLGYELLLHAIDTFNANVVLVLGQEKLWSMLRDVMKNNKPNVDVVKLQKSGGVVNRNAKFRQKARSYRIREYFYGLTNDLSPHSNTASFNDFLVYRIGGGPQAPRSALPIGAEPAADPTRLVPVSINPDLLHVVLAVSFAKEPDEIISSNVAGFIYITDIDMQRKKIIYLAPSAGDLPSKYLIVGNLTWLET; this comes from the exons ATGGCGTACAGTGGCGGAGCCATGGGTGCGCCAATGGCGGCGGGTCCAGCATCGTCGTCGACGGTGAGGCAATTCAAATTGGACAAAGAGTGCGAACTGAGAATCGAAGTCAGTGACGCCTCGCCTCTCCGTCTCCGCCTCCTCAACGGCACCGCCGAGATTTTCGGCTCCGAGCTCCCACCGGAAATCTGGCTCACCTTCCCTCCCAGACTCAAATTCGGC GTTTTTACTTGGTACGGAGCCACAATTGAAATGGATGGTACTACAGAACTTGTTTATACTGCAGACGAG ACGCCCATGGTTAGTTATGTAAATGTTCATGCTATTCTGGAAGGGCGAAGAAATCGTGCAAAAGCATCGCCATCTAATGACTCTGATTCATCTCAG GGTCCTAGGGTGATTGTTGTGGGACCTACAGATTCTGGCAAGAGTTCCTTATCAAAGATGCTTCTTAGTTGGGCAGCTAAACAGGGTTGGAAACCTACTTATGTGGACTTGGATATTGGACAAGGATCTATTACAATTCCTGGATGCATAGGAGCCACCCCAATTGAAATGCCAATTGATCCAGTGGAAGGAATTCCTCTTGATATGCCCCTTGTCTACTTCTTTGGGCAGACAACTCCTAG TAACAATGTAGATTTGTACAAAGTTCTTGTTAAGGAGCTTGCTAAAATACTGGAGAGACAGTTTGCTGGCAATGCTGAATCTCGAGCTGCAGGAATGGTGATCAATACCATGGGATGGATAGAAGGATTAGGCTATGAG TTGCTTCTACATGCAATTGATACATTCAATGCCAATGTTGTCTTGGTCTTGGGTCAG GAAAAACTTTGGAGCATGCTTAGAGATGTCATGAAGAACAACAAGCCTAATGTTGATGTTGTGAAACTTCAAAAGTCTGGTGGTGTCGTTAACAGGAATGCCAAGTTTCGTCAGAAGGCCAGGAGTTATAGGATAAGG GAATACTTTTACGGCCTTACCAATGATCTCTCTCCACATTCTAATACTGCAAGTTTTAATGACTTTTTGGTCTATCGAATTGGAGGTGGGCCACAGGCCCCACGTTCAGCACTGCCAATTGGGGCTGAGCCAGCTGCAGACCCGACAAGATTAGTACCTGTCAGTATCAACCCGGATTTGCTCCATGTAGTTCTTGCTGTCTCGTTTGCCAAAGAACCTGATGAAATAATTTCAAG tAATGTTGCTGGCTTTATCTATATCACAGACATTGACATGCAAAG GAAGAAAATTATATACCTTGCACCGTCTGCAGGAGATCTTCCAAGCAAATATTTGATAGTGGGAAACCTGACATGGCTTGAAACCTGA